The genomic interval GCGCGCTTCCCCGCCGAGGCGCTGAAGGCCATGCGCCGCACCGGTCTCCTCGGGCTCATGGTGCCCGCCGAGGACGGCGGCCCCGGCGGCGGCATGGCCGAACTGCTGGCCGTCAGCAGCCGTCTTTCCCGCACCTGCATGTCGGTCGGCATGATCTTCACCATGCACTGCCAACAGGTGGCCGCCGTCGTCCGGGACGGCGGCCCCCTCCGGGAACGGCTACTGCCCCGTATCGTCCGCGGCGAGCTCTATCTGGCCTCGGTGACCACCGAGGCCGCCACCGGCGGACACCTGTTGTCCTCCGGGTCCACGCTGGCGGCCGGCGACGACTCCACCGTCCGCGTGGACCGCTTCGCCCCCGTGGTGACCGGAGGCAGCCACGCCGACGGATTCCTCATCACCGCCCTGGCCCCGGACGCCACGTCCCCCTCCCGGCTGTCGCTGGTCTACGCCGAGCGCGACCAGCTCACCGTCACGGTACGGGGTGACTGGAACCCGATGGGCATGCGCGCCACCCACAGCGCGCCCCTGCACCTGGCCGGCGAGATCCCCCGCGACCAGGTCGTCGGTGAGCACGGGGCGTTCCGGGACATCGCGGTACGCACCTTCGCCCCACTGGCCCACCTCGGCTGGGCGGCGTGCTGGCAGGGCGCCGCCGACGGCGCGCTCCAGCGCGTCGTGACCCTGCTGCGGGCCGAGCGGCGCCGCTACGACCTGGAGTCGCCCCTGCTGCTCACCCGCCTCTCGAGGGTCCGCCAACGCCTGGACACCGTCCACGCGTTGATCACGCACGCCGCGTCGGTCCTCGCTTCGGCCGAGGACACCACGAGCGCGCCGGTGCAACTCCTGATCAACGCGGTGAAACTGACCGCATCGGAGCTGTGCCCGGCGGCGGCCGACGAGTTGACGGACCTGATGGGCATGCGCCACGGCTACCTGCGGGACTCGCCGACCGGCCTCGAGCGGACGCTGCGCGACCTGCGGTCCGCCCCCCTGAACTACAGCAACGACCGCCTGCACGCGGCGGACGGCGTGCTGGCCCTCATGGACCGGGAGGTCCGCCATGTCTGACTCGCTCTTCGACCTGTTCTCCGCAAGCGCACGGCGGCACGCTGACCGACCCGCCCTGTGCGCGGCCGGCGTGACCCTCACCTACCGGGAGCTGGCCCGGACCGCCGAACGCCTCGCGGCCCACCTCGGCCCGGTCCCACCGGGAGCGCGTATCGGGCTGCTGGCCGCCCGCTCACCGCTGGCGTACGCCGGATACCTGGCCGTCCTGCGCACCGGGGCGACCGTGGTCCCGCTCAACCCGATCTTCCCCGCGCAGCGCAACGCCGCCATCGCCGCCCGGGCCGGCCTGCGGACCGTCCTCACCGACATCGCGTTGCAGGATCTGATGCGCGACAGCGCGGTCCCGCTCGCCCTGGCGAAGGCGGACGGCACGCCGTCGGGGCACCTCTCCTCGGCGGCGTCGGCCGGCGGGACCACGGCCGGGACGGGAGGCCCGGCCGCGTCATCGCCCGTCGACGAGGCCCCCGCCTACATCCTCTTCACGTCGGGCTCGACGGGCGTCCCCAAGGGCCTGCCCCTCACGCACGGCAACGTGCTCCCCTACATCGCCTACCAGGTGGAACGCTACGAAGTCGCTCCGGGTGACCGGCTGAGCCAAACCTTCGACCTGACCTTCGACCCGTCCGTGTTCGACATGTTCGTCACGTGGGCCGGCGGCGCCACCCTGGTCGTGCCGCAGCGGGAGGACCTCGCCGACCCGGCCGCCTTCGCCCGGGCGAACCGGCTCACGCACTGGTTCTCCGTGCCGTCGGTGGTCTCGCTGGCCGCACGCATGCGCCGGTTGCCGGCCGGGTGCCTCCCCGACCTGCGGTGGGGTCTGTTCGCGGGGGAACAGCTGACCCTCAAGCAGGCGGCCGCCTGGCACCGGGCGGCACCACAGGCGGTCATCGAGAACCTGTACGGCCCCACCGAACTCACCGTCACCTGCACCGCCTACCGGCTGCCTGCCGACCCCGCCGACTGGCCGAGCACCCGCAACGCCTCCGTCCCGATCGGCCACCGCCTGCCGCACCTGGAGCACGTCGTCCTGGACGAGACGGGCAGTCCTGCGGCCATGGGCGAGCTGTGCGTACGCGGCGTGCAGCGCTTCGCGGGCTACCTGGACCCGGAGAACAACGCGGGCCGCTTCCTCGACTGGGAGCCCGGCGCCGGCGCCCGCGTCCACGACACGCACGACGTCCCGCCGGCACGGCTGTGGTACCGCACCGGCGACCGGGTCGTGGAGGAGGACGGGGTGCTGACCCACCTCGGCCGGCTGGACGCCCAGGTCCAAGTCCACGGCTACCGTGTGGAGCTGGGGGAGGTCGAGGCGGCCCTCGGCAGCCACCCCGGTGTCGAGGACGCCGCCGTCCTCTTCGACGGCACCGACCTCAGGGCTCTCTACGTGGGCGCCTCGGTGCCCGTGGCGGAACTGGCCGGATGGGTGGCGGGCCGGCTGCCGGCCTACATGGTCCCCGGCCGGTTCCTGCGGGTGGACCGCTTCCCGCTCAACGACAACGGCAAGCTCGACCGCAAGAGGCTGGAGACGCTGGCATGCTGAGGAACGACCACGACGCACTCTGGCACAACTCCCTCACGCCGCAGATCGTCCGGGACGGCGGCTTCGACGCCGGCGCCATCGTGCACGGCAAGGGCTGCCGCGTGCAGGATGCCACCGGCACCTGGTATCTGGACGCCCGGGCGGCGATGTGGAACACGACCCTCGGCTACAGCTGCGAACGGATCGTGGACGCCGTCACCGAGCAGCTCCGCCGACTGCCGGTGGCCCAGATCATCCGCTACGAGGAGCCCTCCGAGGTCTCCCTGCACTATGCCCGCCGACTGGTCGCCGAACTGCCCGACCCTCTCAACCATGTGCGCTTCGGCAGCACCGGCTCTCAGATGACCAGCGCCGCCGTGCTCATGTCGCGCTTCGTGCGCAAGGTCCGCGGCGAGACGCAGCGCCTCAAGGTCCTCGCCTTCACCAACGGCTATCACGGCACCGGGGGCCTGGCGGGCGCGCTCACCGGCGAACGGCAGATGCACGCGCTGCAGGCCCCGCTCACCCCGGAGGTGCACCATGTCCGGCCCTGGGATCTCGACGCCCTCGAACGGGCCGTGCAGCGCCGCGGGCCGGAGAACATCACCGCCGTGATCGTCGAGCCGATCATGGGCACCGATGTCGTGCCCGCACCCGAAGGGGCCCTCGCCGCGATCCGGGAACTGTGCGACCGGCACGGCATCCATCTCATCGCTGACGAGGTCACCACGGGATTCGGCCGAACGGGCGCGATGTCGGTGATGGCCTCGCAGGGCGTCCTGCCCGACATGCTGGTGCTGGGCAAGGGCATCACCTCTGGCTACTTCCCGCTGGCCGCCCTGGTCTGCTCGGACGCCGTCTTCGACGAGGCCGTCTCCCGTCCGGAGTATGTCTTCCCGCACGGCTGCACCGCCGACGGCCATCCTGCCGCCATGGCCGCCGGACTGGCCGTCCTGGACGAACTGGCCGACGGCACGCTCCTGGAGCGGGTGCGGACGACCGGGGCGGAGATCCGCCGGCGGGTGCGCGCGGCGGCCGAGGAGATCCCGCTGATCCACGACGTGCGCGGCGAAGGCCTGATGATCGGCGTCGAGCTGCGCCGGGAATCGGGCCGTCTGGGTGAGAGCGAGATGGCGCAGGTGCGCAACGCCTGCAAGGCCGCCGGTCTGCTGCTGACCAGTACCAACAACACGCTCGTGCTGATGCCCCCCCTCGTGCTGGGAGACGAGGAGGCCGACGAGCTGGTGGAGCGGCTGACAGCCGCGCTGCGTACCGTCGTCGGGCACGGCTCGTGACCCGGCGTCCCGCCGTCGCGGTCGTCGACGGCTTCGGGTCCGCCGCCCGGCTGGTGAAGGCGTTCGACGTCGCCGGGCACGACTGCGTGCGGGTGCAGAGCACCGTCGGCATACCACCCAACTACCGCAGCGAGCTGGACCTCGGCCTGTACGCCGACAACCTCGTCCACGCCGGCGACGTCGAGGCGACCGCCGCGCGGCTGGCCGACTACCGGACGACCGCCGTGATCGCCGGAACCGAGCAGGGCGTCGAACTCGCCGACGCCCTGTGTGAGGCCACCGGCCTGCCGGGCAACGGCACCGCGCTCAGCCACGCCCGGCGCACCAAGGACGTGCAGACGCGGACCGTGGCGGCGGCCGGTCTGCCCACGGCACGTCAGCTGACGGTCGAGGATGCCGCGCAACTACAGGCGTGGCACGCGCGGCTGGGCAGGCGGGTCGTGGTCAAACCGGTCCGCAGCGCCCGTAACGACGGGGTGAGCGTCTGTGACAGCCCGGCCGAGTCCGTCGCCGCCTACGAGCGGGTCCGGCACGCCGTCAACGACTTCGGCGTGCGCAACGAGGGGGTGGTGGCGCAGGAGTACCTGACCGGCACGGAGTTCGTGGTCAACACCGTCAGCCGGGACGGGCGCCACCGCGTCACCGACACCTGGCGCTACCAGAAGATCGACGTCAACGGCGTCCGCGACCGCATCAACGCCATTCTCTCGCTGCCGCCTTCGGACCCGCGCTGGAGCCGGCTGCGGGAGTACGCCTTCTCGGTGCTCGACGCCCTCGGCATCGCCCACGGGCCCGCTCATCTCGAGATCATCATGACCTCAGACGGCCCACGCCTGGTGGAGCTCGGCGCCCGACTGTGCGGCGCGGACGTGGCCCGGTACGCCGTCCTCGTCACCGGTGAGTCGCAGGTCGACCGCACGGTGCAGGCGTACACGGACCCGGAGGCCTTTCTCGCCGACGTCGACACCCCCTACCGCAGGGACGGGCACGCCGCGATGGCGTTCCTCGCCTCCCCACTGGAAGGCCGCCTCAGGTCGTATCCACTGCTCGGCGAAGTGGAACGCCTCGACAGCTACCAGGGCGTGGCGCTGCGGGTCACCCCGGGACAGCAGCTGCACCGCACGGTCGACGACGGCACCGAGCCCCTCGCGGTCGGCCTGGCGCACGCCGATGCCGCGACCGTCGAGAAGGACCTCCAGACCGTCTGCTACCTCGACGGGTACGGCTTCTACGACGTGGAGGAAGGACACCATGGCTGACCCACCCACGATCGCCCTCGTCGACCCCTTCGGCGCTGTCGACAAGGTGGGCCAGGCGTTCCGCGAGGCGGGGCTCGACTGCCTCCGCGTCCAGTCCACACCGCGGGTCCCGCCCTCCTCCGGACCGGCGGGCCTCACCGGCTACCGGGACAACTTCGTCCACGACGGACCTTCGAGCACATGGTCGAGCGGCTGGCGAAGTTCGACCCGCAGGCCGTCGAGACGCTCAGGGCGGCCGGGGTGCCGACCACCAGGCAGGAGCGCGTCGACTCACCGCAGGACCTGGAAGCGTGGCCCCGCTCCCTGGGCGGCCGGATCGTCGTGAAGCCGGTGCGCAGCGCCCGCAACCGGGGTGTCGTTCTGCGATGCCCCCGAGCAGTCGGGCGCCGCGTACCACCGGATGTTCGTGGTGAACACCGTCAGCTGCCGAGGCCGGCACCGGGCCACGGACGTCTGGCGCTACCAGAAGATCATGGTCAGCGGCATGCGCGACCGGATCAACGGCATGACGACGAGAGCGAACCGGTCACGGTGGGTCGATTCACCCGGACCGCTCCGTCCTCCTGCAGGATTTCGCCACTGTCGGCTATCTGGACGGCTTCGGCTTGTACGACGTGGAACCGGGGCACTGAGAAGTCTCACCGCCGTTCCCGGAACCGGTCGTCCGAGGCGGCGGCGCCGGTGCCGACCGGTACCGGCGACAGGACCGAAACTTAGGGAGCATCGTGGCCGAAGGCTGGCGCAGGGACTTCAACTTCGTCTGGGCGGGGGAGACCGCCTCGCTGGTCGGAACCCAGGTGTACCAGCTGGCCATGCCACTGACCGCGGTTCTCACCCTCGACGCCAACCCCGCGCAGCTGGGGCTGCTGGGCGCGTTGACGTTCGCCCCGTACGTCGTCCTCGGTCTGCCCGTCGGCGTCCTGGTCGACCGGTGGCAGCGGCGCGGCGTGCTGATCCTCTCCAGCCTGGGGCAGGCGCTGTCGATCGGCGCCATCCCCCTGCTGGCGGCGCTGGACCTGCTGACGTTCGGCTGGCTGCTGGCGCTGGCCTGCGCGGGCGGGACCGCGCGCGTATTCTTCACCATCGCCTACCGCTCGTACCTGCCGGCGATCGTGCCGCCGGAACACCTGACCGGTGCCAACTCGCGTCTCACGGCGAGCGAGTCGGTGGCGGAGATCGGCGGCCCGGGACTGGGCGGGGCGCTGGTGCAGCTCTTGGGGGCGCCGTTCGCCCTGCTCGTCGACGCGGTCTCGTATCTCGCCTCTGCGGTGGGCGTCTCGGCGGTACGCAAGCGTGAGAAGGCCGTCCACGTCGATCCCGCGCCGTTACGGTCCCAGGTGACCGAGGGTTTTCGCTTCACCTTCTCCAGCGCCTACCTGCGGGCCGCCCTGGGCGAGGCGGCCAGTTACAACCTGTGCTGGCAGATCGTCCTGACGATCCTCACCCTGTTCGCGGTGAAGGAACTGGACATGAGCCCGGGGAAGTTGGGGCTCGTGCTGTCCGTCGGTGCCGTGGGCGCCCTGCTCGGCGCGGCGTTCACCGACCGTATCGCCCACCGGGTGGGTCTGGGCCGCACGCTGGTGATCGCCGCGGTGATCGGCGACCTGGCCCCGCTGCTGCTGCCGGTCGTGCACCGCGGCACGTGGGCGGCTCCCCTGTTGGCCGTCACCTTCTTCGTGCAGGGCTTCGGCATCACCGCCTGCAACGTGCACACCATGACGATCCGCCAGACGGTGACTCCGGAGCGGCTGCTGGGACGTACCAACGCCGCCTACCTCTTCGTCGCACTGGGCATGAAACCGGTCGGCTCGCTGCTCGGAGGCTGGCTGGGCACCCACCTGGGGCTGCGCGGCGCGCTGGTGGTGGGAACCGTGGGGCTGCTGAGCACCAGTTTCTTCCTGATCCTGTCCCCGCTGCGCAGGGTCCGCAGCCTGGACAGCCTCAGGCCCGAGCCCCCCGAGGAGGCCCGGACCGCCGCGCCGACGAGCACGCCCTGAGACCGCGGTCCGGCGCGCCTGTGCGATCGCCTTAGCCGCCGACGCGGACACCTGCCGTGCCGCGTTGGACGTGGCGGGACATGCCCTGCGGGTTGACGTGGCCTGAGACGGCCGACCCGAGGCGGCGACCCGGCCGTCCATCAGTCCGCGGGGCGGGGGCGACTTGACCTCTCCCGGCGCCGCCAGCGGGCCGCAGCACACCACATGCTCCGGCAAGCCCCGACAGGCGTTTCCGGTGGCCGCACGCAGCCTCGGCAGTCGGCCGCAGGCGACGTCGGCGGCGGCGAGCGCGAGGTCCGGGCGGGTCACGCCGTCGGTGAAATCCAGCGCGGCGTGCGTACGCACGATCACGTCCGCCAAGTGTCCCGTCGGACCACAGCGGGTCGTCCGGGTCGACGATGTGCCCGGTCTCCTCGAAAGCAGGACTCGAAGCCGACCTCCTTGCGGGCGAGGCAGAGCGAGGTCACCGTGCGGCGGTGGACCACGCTGTCGACGCTGACCTCCGGTCCTGCGGCGAACTCCTCGACCAGGATGTCTTGTTCGTGCGTCGGAAGGCCGGGCGCCCACTCGCCGCTCGCATCCGTGAACTCGACGGCCTCCATCAGGCCGGCGGGCGAGTCGGCCGCCCGAGGCTTGACGACGACCGGGTAGCCGATGTCCCCGGCCACCGGGAGGCCTCCTCGCGCCCGGAGACGAGCACCGAGCGCGGCTGGGGCACCCCGGCGGCATCGAGGGCCGCACGGATGCGGTACTTGTCCCGGCAGCGCTCGACGCACCGCCGTTCCCCTCCCGGCAGTCCGAGGGCGGCGGCCACCTGCGCGGCGTCGACCGTACGGGCGACCCGCACGAGGGCGTCGACGTCGGCCAGGTCGGCCACCACGGTGTGGCCGGTCAGGTACGCCAGTTCCCATGTGGGAGGTTCGGCCAGCACCAGGTGGACGCGGAAGTCGCGGCTGATCGGCTGCAGGAGGTACTCACGATATGCGCGGATGCCAGGCGTGATCACGAGCAGGTGTCTCCTCGTCGTGGGCGCCGGATACCCGTGCACCGCCGGGCGAGGCCCCGGCGGCGGCCCCTGCGGCTTCTGCCCGCAAGGGCCGCTCGCCGCCGCCCTTCACGGTGCTCCCGGGTTACGCGCCTCACTCGGCGACGAAGATGCAGAACGGGTGGCCCTCGGGGTCCCGGTAAACGCGGAAGCGTTCCTCGTCATCGGGATCCGGCTGGTCCCGGTTGCTGAGCAGGCTGCCGCCGAGGGTGAGCACGCGCTCGTGCTGGGCCCGCAGTTCCGCCAACGAGGCGACGCTCAGATCGAGGTGCATCTGCTGGGGCACCGGGCCGTCGGGCCAGTCCGGTTCGCGCAGGCGCTCCACCTGCTGGAAGGCGAGCCGCGGTCCGCCGCCAGGATGGCGCAGGACGAGCCAGTCCCTGCCGTGCTCGTCCTGCTGACCGGCCGGAGGCGGCTCGTCCCCATCCGCGTATTCGAGCCCCAGCAGGGACCGGTAGAACTCGGCGAGTTTGCGGGCGTCGGTGCTGTCGATCACGGTCTGCACCAGCCGGATACGGCTTGCGTCGTTGGACATGGGCTCCAAGTGCCCCGGCCCGGCCCCGCCCGAACGACCCATTCGGGGGAACGCCCGCCGGCGAACAACGCAAGTCGCTCGGCCGTGGGCTCGGAGTTGACTCGATGGCCCGGGCCTGAGCCCCGCAGTCCTCAGAGGGCGATACGCACGTTGATGTCCGGTTCGCGATTGCGGTTGAGCGAGGTTGGCGGGTCGGGTGTCCGGGGTCGGTGGCCGGGCTGGGTGCACCATCCCCGTTGTGGATGACCGTACGCATACGTGGATTGGTTCCTACGCCACCACCCGCCGCGCCGCCGACTACGCCCACCGCCTCGGCTACACCGTCAAGACCCTCACCCGCGCCTGCACGGCCGCGACCGGACAACCCGTCAAGCACGTCATCGACGGCCGGGTCACCCTGGAGGCCAGGCGGCTGCTCGCGCACACCGACGATCCGGTGGCGATCATCGCGCGCCGCCTCGGTTTCCCCGAGCCCACCAGCTTCGGCAAGTTCTTCACCCGCCACACCGGTGCGACGCCCGGCGCGTTCCGGCTCGCCCAGGGCCGGTAGCCAAGTCGGCAGACCCACCGCTCAGCCGGTGCGCCGTGTTCGGTGGGCGGATGGAAGCAGGAATGGGAAGGGGCGTCAGGGCCGTGGACGAGCATGCGGAGATCTCGACGTCGAGCCACGCCGCGAACAACGCGCTGATCCTGGCCTTCGGGCGCCGGAAGGGGGCCGCGAACCGGCTGGAGTACATCCTGGGGCGAGCTCTGGAGGTGGACTGCGTATCAGCCATCTGATGTTCGAGGTGCTGCTCATCCTGGGCATGGCGGGGGAGCCGGGACTGTCGATGCGGGTCGTCGCCCAGGAGCAGGTCCTCACGACAGGTGGCGCCACGCGGCTGGTCGACCGTGGTGCCCAGCGAAGACCGCTCTGCGGCTTACGCGCCGGTGGCCTTGCCCGAGCTGATCCCCCTGGTTATCCCTCGCGGGAGTGGCGACAGCTCGAGGTTGGTGCCCTACCTCACAGCAGCTGCCGGGCGATGCGCGGAACAACTTGAGGGAGCTGACCGTTCATCAGTATGTGGCTGCGGAGGGGACAGTGTCCCCGGGCCTCACCTATAGCCCATGGGGACGATCGTCCGGCTGAAGCCCCATGGAGCCTTTCGCCGAGAGGCGACCGCCCTCCGCACGGCTTCCGCATACGGCCCCGGCTGGTCTCCCCCGTCCAGCCGGGGCTTCGCGTTGTCCCAGGCCGCGCCCGTCACGATCACCACAATCGGCGCTTGCCGTGTCGATCCCGGTTATCCACGCTCAAGATGCCCTGCTGCCCTGCTGCCCTGCTGCCGTGTTGAGGAGGAACTCGTGGCGTCCGATCCCGACATTCTGACCCCGCCGCAGGCAGTCGCCGCGCGCCTCGCGCAGTGGGTAGAACACGTCGACGGGGTGGTGCCGGCGAAGTGGGACGGCGCGGCCATTCTGGTCGCGACGTGGAACCTGCGCGCCTTCGGGGATCTGACGAAGGCGTGGAAGACACCCGAGGGTGTCGAACCTGCGCGCCCTGCGCTACCTGCTGAAAGTCCTCGGCAAGGACTGGGCGTTCATCCTCACGACGTCACCCTGGGCAAGGACGGTAACAACGAGCGTCTGGGGTTCTTGTTCGACACCCGCCGGGTCAAGCCGTCGGGCCTGGCGTGCGAGCTGGTGGTGCCGATCGAGCAGGAGACCGGAGTGAGCGCCAGCGGCCTGGAGCGGCAGTTCGCCGGCACCCCCTACGCCGTCAGCTTCCTCTCCTCCGGGCAGACCTTCACCCTCATCATCCTGCACGTCGACTACGGCGACACCGTCGCCGATTGGGTGCCCGAGCTCAAAGCGATCGCGAAGTGGCTGGCCGGCTGGGCGGAACAGGAGTTCGGCTGGGACCACAACCTCGTCGCGCTCGGCGACTTCAACATCGACCGCGTCGGCGACCCACTCTTCGAGGCCTTCACCTCCACCGGCCTCACCCCCGCCCCACAGTTGGCAGACCTGCCGCGGACGATCTTCGACAAGCCCGGCGCCGCGCACTTCTACGACCAGATCGCCTGGTTCACCAAGGGCCCAGCAGCACCGCCCCGTCCTGAACCTGGGCCGTGACCGGAGGAAAGGTCGACTTCGTCGACACCTTCCAGGGCGAGGGCACTTGTGCCAGGACAGGTCGTTGCGACCAGCTTTACCGCCCCGCTACCCGGGGGCGAGGGGGTTCTCATGGCCATGACCGACGCCGATCTCCTCGCCGGGTACGCCTCCTCGATCCGGACGTGCGGTGGGCCCAGGCACCATGTGCCGGTCATATCCGGGAACGGATCGCCGGCCAGGAGCAACCGGCGCCGGCTGCGGGTGTTCGCCGCCGGTTCCGCCTGCGCCACTCCTACGGACGGCCCCCAAGCCGGCCCGGGATGCGCTGCGACTTCGAGTTCGCGAGCGACGACGGCCCAATCGAGGAGTAGACGGGCGAGCTCCCTGCTGCCTGCACGTCGCGGGAAGGAACCAGCCCGTGCACGGCTTATGGTCCTTACGTGGCACACACCTTCGAAGAACTCGTGGAGAAGCAACGCGCCGCCGACCAGGCGCACGCGACTGCCCAAGCCCTGCGCGCCAAAGGCGACCCTCCCGCCTACGAGAACGCATGGCAGGTATGGCGTGACCTGGCACAAGACGTGCAGGGCGCGGTCACCGTGCACGCGAAAGAGCGGGGTGCGGCGCGGGCCGGCGTGGAGCTTGAGGTGAAGAGGGCGGTCCGCCACACCGAGTAGCGAGCAGGCAGTCCGCGCCCCCCCTCGCACCTTGTAAGACGGTCGTGCAGAGCTTGGGAGTGTAGGGGACAGTGTCCCGGGACCTCACCTGTAGCCTGCGGGGACGATCGTCCGCTGAAGCCCCGCAGAGCCTTTCGCCGCGTAGGCGACCGCCCCTCACCCCCACAAGCACGATTGTGGCCCTGACCGGAATTCTGGTCAGGGCCACATGCGTACGCCTCCCAAAGCGGGTGCCCCGTTGGCAGGGACAGCCTGTGCAGGGGAACCTGCCGGGAAGGACCGCCTCACGCCTTCCGGCGGCATGAGTGAGGCGGCTGCCGAACCCGTCAGCCGCCTCACCCTGCGCTGTGTGGCCCGCTCAGCCGCGGACGATGTTCTGCGCCTGCGGCCCCTTCTGCCCCTGGCCGATGTCGAAGGTCACGTGCTCACCCTCAGTCAGCTCGCGGTACCCGTTGGCCGCGATCTCGGAGTAGTGCGCGAAGACGTCCGGGCCCCCTCCGTCCTGCTCGATGAACCCGAAGCCCTTCTCGGAGTTGAACCACTTCACGGTGCCGCTGGCCATACCATCGATCCTTCGTTCATACCTGGGAACAGCCCGTCCAACCGGGCATGTTCCGGCCCGCAACCGCGCGAGCCTGCCCCCGTTGTACCCCCGATCACCCCGCTTATCCGACCGACAGCACGCAACACGCCAAGCCCGCCAGCCTCACGCCGGCAGATCCCTCGCCATCGACGCACCTGCTGGGCGTAGTGGGCCCAATCCACCCCGCCCTCCGTCGTCCGGGACAAGGAACCGGGCCAACGCCGCTTCGTGGCATGACGACGCGGACCGCCGCTGGGACAAGGTGGCCCCGGAAAAGCGCACTCCTGTTCCGCGTGCCTGAGGTTGCTCCTCAAGACTGCCTATGTGTGGGAGACAGCGGGGGTGTTCTGTCTGGGAGAACTCGCAAATGCGCTCTCAACTCATAAGCAACAGAGGTTTCTTGATGGATCGTCGGGTAACTCGGCGGTCGTCGGCTGGGAGGGCCCCGGCCGGGAGGGAGTTTCGATCATGAACCGGACCCGGACAAGTCACCGGTCGGCCGCGATCCTGGCGAGCGCGGCGGCAATGGCCGTCCTGCCCTCGGTCACCGCAGCGGCGGCGCCCGCGCAGGCCCAGCCTTGCGTTCAGAAGGTGGCTGTCGTCAACAATGCCGGCTTCGTTCTTTCCTGGGCTGCCACCGCCCGCTCCGGGGAACAGTCCGCCCCGACCGACGAGTACCCGATTAACCAGACCAGGGTCATCGACCTGTCCACCACGTCGTGGCTGGAGGGCACCGACGTCCGTCCGTATGTCGAGGCGGTCGGTGGGACCAAGGAGTTCGGCAGCTCCTACGTCTCCTACTGCGACAACGGTCAGACGGCTACGTACACCGTCACCGGGACTACCTTCGACTACGCGGTGACTCGGCTGACCTGACCGGCTTCCGCAACGCCCCCTGACCACGACGGTATTCGGGCGGGAGCGTCAGGTCGACCAGCGCCCGTACCGGCCGGTCCGTGCACGGCAACGCGTCGCACACGACGTCTTCTGCGACGGAATTGCAGCCCCGGAAGCTGCGGGTGGCGTCTCGTCATGGCCCTAGCCTGCGCGTTTCACTCACGTTGCAGGTGCGGCCGGGTTGTCGGCTGCCGACGCCAGATCTCCACCGCCTCCAGCTCGGCGGTCAGGGCCTCCTCGCGCCGCCCTACCGCTGACAGCCAGGCCCCGAGGTGCCGGGGAGCGCGCGGTAACCCTTCGCTCTGGCTGGGCGGCACCATTTGGGTTCACAGCCTTGACACCGCCCCGGACGCGCCCGTGCACACCACCGGACAACCCCTGATCGCGACGTGGTTGTGGCTGACACGCCTGTGGCCGTCGCAGCCGTCGACCTTCTGTCGACCTGGATCGGATTGCCAGGTCAGCGTGTGTCAGAGCGGGGGCTT from Streptomyces sp. CC0208 carries:
- a CDS encoding acyl-CoA dehydrogenase family protein — protein: MTVTDLPRTAWRPADLERAVSEVEAEAARHAEACDREARFPAEALKAMRRTGLLGLMVPAEDGGPGGGMAELLAVSSRLSRTCMSVGMIFTMHCQQVAAVVRDGGPLRERLLPRIVRGELYLASVTTEAATGGHLLSSGSTLAAGDDSTVRVDRFAPVVTGGSHADGFLITALAPDATSPSRLSLVYAERDQLTVTVRGDWNPMGMRATHSAPLHLAGEIPRDQVVGEHGAFRDIAVRTFAPLAHLGWAACWQGAADGALQRVVTLLRAERRRYDLESPLLLTRLSRVRQRLDTVHALITHAASVLASAEDTTSAPVQLLINAVKLTASELCPAAADELTDLMGMRHGYLRDSPTGLERTLRDLRSAPLNYSNDRLHAADGVLALMDREVRHV
- a CDS encoding amino acid adenylation domain-containing protein, encoding MSDSLFDLFSASARRHADRPALCAAGVTLTYRELARTAERLAAHLGPVPPGARIGLLAARSPLAYAGYLAVLRTGATVVPLNPIFPAQRNAAIAARAGLRTVLTDIALQDLMRDSAVPLALAKADGTPSGHLSSAASAGGTTAGTGGPAASSPVDEAPAYILFTSGSTGVPKGLPLTHGNVLPYIAYQVERYEVAPGDRLSQTFDLTFDPSVFDMFVTWAGGATLVVPQREDLADPAAFARANRLTHWFSVPSVVSLAARMRRLPAGCLPDLRWGLFAGEQLTLKQAAAWHRAAPQAVIENLYGPTELTVTCTAYRLPADPADWPSTRNASVPIGHRLPHLEHVVLDETGSPAAMGELCVRGVQRFAGYLDPENNAGRFLDWEPGAGARVHDTHDVPPARLWYRTGDRVVEEDGVLTHLGRLDAQVQVHGYRVELGEVEAALGSHPGVEDAAVLFDGTDLRALYVGASVPVAELAGWVAGRLPAYMVPGRFLRVDRFPLNDNGKLDRKRLETLAC
- a CDS encoding aminotransferase class III-fold pyridoxal phosphate-dependent enzyme, with the translated sequence MLRNDHDALWHNSLTPQIVRDGGFDAGAIVHGKGCRVQDATGTWYLDARAAMWNTTLGYSCERIVDAVTEQLRRLPVAQIIRYEEPSEVSLHYARRLVAELPDPLNHVRFGSTGSQMTSAAVLMSRFVRKVRGETQRLKVLAFTNGYHGTGGLAGALTGERQMHALQAPLTPEVHHVRPWDLDALERAVQRRGPENITAVIVEPIMGTDVVPAPEGALAAIRELCDRHGIHLIADEVTTGFGRTGAMSVMASQGVLPDMLVLGKGITSGYFPLAALVCSDAVFDEAVSRPEYVFPHGCTADGHPAAMAAGLAVLDELADGTLLERVRTTGAEIRRRVRAAAEEIPLIHDVRGEGLMIGVELRRESGRLGESEMAQVRNACKAAGLLLTSTNNTLVLMPPLVLGDEEADELVERLTAALRTVVGHGS
- a CDS encoding ATP-grasp domain-containing protein, whose amino-acid sequence is MTRRPAVAVVDGFGSAARLVKAFDVAGHDCVRVQSTVGIPPNYRSELDLGLYADNLVHAGDVEATAARLADYRTTAVIAGTEQGVELADALCEATGLPGNGTALSHARRTKDVQTRTVAAAGLPTARQLTVEDAAQLQAWHARLGRRVVVKPVRSARNDGVSVCDSPAESVAAYERVRHAVNDFGVRNEGVVAQEYLTGTEFVVNTVSRDGRHRVTDTWRYQKIDVNGVRDRINAILSLPPSDPRWSRLREYAFSVLDALGIAHGPAHLEIIMTSDGPRLVELGARLCGADVARYAVLVTGESQVDRTVQAYTDPEAFLADVDTPYRRDGHAAMAFLASPLEGRLRSYPLLGEVERLDSYQGVALRVTPGQQLHRTVDDGTEPLAVGLAHADAATVEKDLQTVCYLDGYGFYDVEEGHHG
- a CDS encoding MFS transporter, with protein sequence MAEGWRRDFNFVWAGETASLVGTQVYQLAMPLTAVLTLDANPAQLGLLGALTFAPYVVLGLPVGVLVDRWQRRGVLILSSLGQALSIGAIPLLAALDLLTFGWLLALACAGGTARVFFTIAYRSYLPAIVPPEHLTGANSRLTASESVAEIGGPGLGGALVQLLGAPFALLVDAVSYLASAVGVSAVRKREKAVHVDPAPLRSQVTEGFRFTFSSAYLRAALGEAASYNLCWQIVLTILTLFAVKELDMSPGKLGLVLSVGAVGALLGAAFTDRIAHRVGLGRTLVIAAVIGDLAPLLLPVVHRGTWAAPLLAVTFFVQGFGITACNVHTMTIRQTVTPERLLGRTNAAYLFVALGMKPVGSLLGGWLGTHLGLRGALVVGTVGLLSTSFFLILSPLRRVRSLDSLRPEPPEEARTAAPTSTP
- a CDS encoding VOC family protein, which encodes MSNDASRIRLVQTVIDSTDARKLAEFYRSLLGLEYADGDEPPPAGQQDEHGRDWLVLRHPGGGPRLAFQQVERLREPDWPDGPVPQQMHLDLSVASLAELRAQHERVLTLGGSLLSNRDQPDPDDEERFRVYRDPEGHPFCIFVAE